One Bacillus sp. FJAT-52991 genomic region harbors:
- the murJ gene encoding murein biosynthesis integral membrane protein MurJ — protein sequence MTKFKKTALWTMILALVLKLSGLVRESIIVKEFGPSAEMAGYSIAFSFITVVIAMIATGFNNVFLPIYIKRKHEGIDLTDQNANGLLNRIIVIFVIISIVGWYGSPWFVPLIFPRMSAAAEPIAVHITQIFFMFMVFIALSALLDSYLQSRRIFVPSQIAKLLATLLAALFAVFFSDAWGIYAVAYGFVTGTVLGVLLQTLYLEKSDYQWKPELTIEPDFRKAFMILLIPSLLNSAVGQVNVLVNKSFASGTFDEAVTYLNNASMVTSIPNAIYATTLVTIFFTLMSEQTADEKAFKDTFFKGMEISLVILLPVAVGLALVGDAAISFIFEGEKFTAKHTDQTYMALLWYAPTIVFQGMQLILSKSMYARGKTSVVFRISVTTIFLNLMLNWMLVDKFGYLSLAFSASMVSIYFFILSMLVVYKDLGLAELRRFFHMCWRVLIPTMIMGFIVWEAKMILPMEDWYSLFQLAILALIGVVVYVVSLRWIYPIGFNRLVGFMRKRK from the coding sequence ATGACAAAATTCAAAAAAACAGCTTTATGGACGATGATTCTTGCATTAGTGTTGAAGCTATCAGGATTAGTGCGAGAATCGATCATTGTAAAGGAGTTTGGACCATCCGCTGAGATGGCTGGTTATTCGATTGCTTTTTCATTTATCACAGTGGTGATTGCGATGATCGCCACAGGATTTAATAATGTTTTTTTGCCGATATACATAAAACGAAAGCATGAAGGGATTGACTTAACCGATCAGAATGCCAATGGTTTGTTGAATCGGATAATAGTAATCTTTGTGATTATCAGCATAGTTGGTTGGTACGGATCTCCTTGGTTCGTTCCGCTCATCTTCCCTCGTATGTCAGCCGCCGCTGAACCAATTGCTGTTCATATTACGCAAATATTTTTTATGTTTATGGTGTTTATCGCCTTAAGTGCGCTACTTGATTCTTATTTACAATCTCGCCGGATTTTTGTCCCTTCTCAAATTGCTAAGCTACTTGCTACCTTGTTAGCCGCTTTGTTTGCGGTTTTCTTTAGTGATGCTTGGGGGATTTATGCGGTAGCTTATGGATTTGTGACAGGTACAGTGTTAGGTGTTCTTCTTCAGACATTGTATTTAGAAAAATCAGACTATCAATGGAAACCTGAGTTAACTATAGAACCGGATTTCAGAAAAGCGTTTATGATTTTGCTTATCCCTTCGCTTTTAAATTCAGCCGTAGGTCAAGTCAATGTTCTTGTGAATAAATCATTTGCATCCGGAACGTTTGATGAGGCAGTGACCTACTTGAACAATGCTTCTATGGTGACAAGTATACCGAATGCGATTTATGCCACAACTCTTGTGACCATTTTTTTTACCTTAATGTCTGAACAAACAGCTGATGAAAAGGCTTTTAAAGATACCTTCTTTAAAGGAATGGAAATTTCTCTCGTCATCTTATTACCTGTCGCTGTTGGTTTAGCGCTTGTCGGCGATGCGGCTATTTCTTTTATTTTTGAAGGAGAAAAATTCACGGCTAAGCATACCGATCAAACATATATGGCGCTCTTGTGGTATGCGCCAACCATCGTTTTTCAAGGGATGCAGCTGATTTTGTCTAAATCGATGTATGCTAGAGGAAAAACGTCTGTTGTGTTTCGGATCAGTGTAACGACTATTTTCTTAAATTTAATGCTGAACTGGATGCTAGTAGATAAATTCGGCTACCTTTCTCTTGCTTTTTCTGCCTCAATGGTGTCGATCTATTTTTTCATTCTATCTATGTTAGTTGTGTATAAAGATTTGGGGTTGGCGGAGCTTCGGCGCTTTTTTCACATGTGTTGGCGTGTATTGATTCCGACTATGATCATGGGATTCATCGTATGGGAAGCAAAAATGATCTTGCCAATGGAAGATTGGTATTCACTATTTCAATTAGCAATCTTAGCATTAATTGGGGTAGTGGTGTATGTAGTGAGTTTAAGGTGGATTTATCCTATTGGATTTAATCGCCTAGTAGGATTCATGAGAAAGAGAAAATGA
- a CDS encoding TetR/AcrR family transcriptional regulator, which produces MTKLLDLNPQRRDAILNAALKEFSSKGYDEASTNVIAKEAGISKALMFHYVSSKQELFLVVYDYFYDLIKNEYLELMNYDEKDIFDRLHQSYLLQIKLSEKYPWILEFNKLSRTTNSNEVNEELENRTHKEHSSCYPKLFDEIDEAKFRVGLDIEKCKQFILWANVGFTNEILEDIRNSESPAINYELVVEKLDGYFDELRKVFYTSSNE; this is translated from the coding sequence TTGACAAAGTTATTAGATTTAAACCCTCAAAGGAGGGACGCTATTCTAAATGCAGCATTAAAAGAATTTTCATCAAAGGGGTATGACGAAGCTTCAACAAATGTAATCGCAAAAGAAGCCGGAATTTCTAAAGCTCTTATGTTCCACTATGTAAGTAGCAAGCAGGAGCTTTTTCTTGTTGTGTATGATTACTTCTATGACCTAATTAAAAATGAATATCTTGAATTGATGAATTATGATGAAAAAGATATTTTTGACAGGTTGCATCAATCATATCTTTTGCAAATTAAATTATCGGAAAAGTACCCTTGGATTTTGGAGTTTAATAAACTTTCACGAACTACTAATTCCAACGAGGTTAATGAGGAACTCGAAAATAGAACACACAAAGAACATTCAAGCTGTTATCCTAAATTATTTGATGAAATAGATGAAGCTAAATTTAGAGTAGGGTTGGATATTGAAAAGTGCAAACAATTTATCCTCTGGGCTAATGTTGGATTTACTAATGAAATATTAGAGGATATTAGAAATTCAGAATCTCCGGCTATAAACTATGAACTCGTTGTTGAAAAACTTGATGGATATTTTGATGAACTGAGAAAAGTATTCTACACGTCAAGCAATGAATAA
- a CDS encoding MFS transporter, translated as MEKTIKEQKTVLIILLCNLFIAFLGISLIIPVMPSFMDMMNLSGKTMGSLVAIFAMAQLIMSPFAGRWVDIYGRKKIIVIGLFIYGISEIIFGLGTNVYMLYISRMLGGVSAAFIMPGVTAYVADITSVQERPKVMGYVSAAISTGFIIGPGIGGFIAEFGVRLPFFFAAAIAFLACISSIFILKEPLTKEQLEEISANKKQSNFISDLKKSFHPLYFIAFIIVFVLSFGLSAYETVFSLYSDHKFGFTPKDIATIITISSIFGVVVQVFMFGKMVDKLGEKKLIQLCLIIGAILAVVTTVISSYLAILAVTCFIFLAFDLLRPALTTFLSKAAEKEQGFVAGMNSTYTSLGNIVGPAIGGMLFDVNINYPFLFAAVIMVIGLGLTVIWKETQLTESLAK; from the coding sequence ATGGAGAAAACAATAAAAGAACAAAAGACGGTATTAATTATTCTTTTATGCAATTTATTCATTGCATTTCTAGGAATTAGTCTCATTATCCCCGTGATGCCGTCTTTTATGGATATGATGAATTTATCAGGAAAAACGATGGGGAGTCTTGTTGCTATCTTCGCGATGGCACAACTAATTATGTCACCATTCGCAGGACGATGGGTTGACATTTATGGAAGAAAGAAAATCATCGTCATAGGCTTATTCATTTATGGTATTTCAGAAATTATTTTTGGTTTAGGTACGAATGTATATATGCTTTATATATCAAGGATGCTAGGAGGAGTCAGTGCCGCCTTTATTATGCCAGGCGTTACTGCATATGTTGCAGATATTACATCCGTTCAGGAAAGACCAAAAGTGATGGGCTATGTTTCTGCCGCCATTAGCACTGGCTTTATTATCGGACCTGGCATCGGTGGTTTTATTGCAGAGTTCGGTGTACGCCTCCCCTTCTTCTTTGCTGCAGCTATTGCCTTTTTAGCATGTATTTCATCCATATTTATTTTAAAAGAACCACTAACAAAAGAACAGCTTGAAGAAATTTCTGCTAATAAAAAGCAATCGAACTTTATAAGCGATTTAAAAAAATCATTTCATCCGCTTTACTTTATTGCATTTATCATTGTATTTGTACTCTCTTTCGGTTTATCAGCATATGAAACGGTCTTTAGCCTATATTCTGATCATAAATTCGGCTTCACGCCAAAAGATATCGCCACTATTATTACAATAAGCTCAATCTTCGGCGTTGTTGTACAAGTATTTATGTTTGGAAAAATGGTTGATAAACTCGGTGAAAAGAAACTGATCCAATTGTGTTTAATTATAGGTGCAATATTGGCGGTGGTGACTACCGTGATCTCAAGCTATTTGGCCATATTAGCTGTAACTTGTTTCATCTTTCTCGCATTTGACTTGCTTCGCCCGGCATTGACGACATTTTTATCAAAAGCGGCCGAGAAAGAGCAAGGATTTGTTGCTGGCATGAACTCAACTTATACAAGCTTAGGTAATATCGTCGGTCCAGCAATAGGCGGAATGCTTTTTGACGTAAACATCAACTACCCTTTCCTCTTCGCTGCTGTCATTATGGTCATTGGCCTCGGTCTTACAGTCATTTGGAAAGAAACACAATTGACAGAAAGCTTAGCGAAATAA
- a CDS encoding GNAT family N-acetyltransferase, with protein sequence MIKELDITNRKVAEEVLNVQLLSYQIEADIIGFSDLPPLKDTVETLQPCGETFFGYFINEELCGAISIKIEKDMVDIHRLIVHPKHFRKGIAEKLLNIIEKKQEVEKVIVSTGSKNTPAVQFYLKHGFQVVEEIKVNEHLSLTRFEKKRSF encoded by the coding sequence TTGATTAAAGAACTTGACATTACCAACCGAAAAGTTGCTGAAGAAGTGTTAAACGTTCAACTTCTCTCGTATCAGATTGAAGCAGACATCATCGGTTTTTCTGATCTTCCTCCCTTAAAGGATACTGTAGAAACATTACAACCATGCGGAGAAACTTTCTTCGGTTATTTTATAAACGAGGAACTTTGTGGGGCGATCTCTATAAAAATAGAAAAAGATATGGTTGATATTCATCGTTTAATCGTGCATCCAAAACACTTTAGAAAAGGGATAGCGGAGAAGTTGCTAAATATCATTGAAAAGAAGCAAGAGGTCGAAAAGGTGATCGTATCAACCGGTTCTAAAAATACACCAGCTGTGCAATTTTATCTGAAACATGGATTTCAAGTAGTGGAAGAGATCAAAGTGAATGAACACTTATCTTTAACTCGTTTTGAAAAGAAGCGATCATTTTAA
- a CDS encoding nitrous oxide reductase accessory protein NosL codes for MNRIFLGMAASAMLLTACGKEQTYEPVEINPDIDVCDVCNMSITESQYATEVLLKDGSVETFDDIGCMVEYLNEQDEKTIGEKYVRDALSGDWVKLNKATFLYNKDYWTPMAYGVVSFSDQSSAEDYMKKEGKGEIMTLEEVMKHDWGGQQ; via the coding sequence GTGAACCGTATATTTTTAGGAATGGCTGCTTCTGCGATGCTGTTGACGGCTTGCGGAAAAGAACAAACGTATGAACCAGTAGAGATTAATCCAGATATTGATGTCTGTGATGTTTGTAATATGAGTATTACAGAGTCTCAATATGCAACAGAAGTGCTTTTAAAGGACGGATCGGTAGAAACATTTGATGATATCGGTTGTATGGTGGAGTATTTAAATGAGCAGGATGAGAAGACAATTGGAGAAAAGTATGTTCGAGATGCTTTAAGTGGTGATTGGGTGAAATTGAATAAAGCTACTTTTCTATACAATAAAGACTATTGGACGCCAATGGCTTATGGTGTCGTTTCTTTTTCCGATCAGTCCTCAGCTGAAGACTATATGAAAAAGGAAGGAAAAGGTGAAATCATGACGTTAGAGGAGGTCATGAAGCATGATTGGGGTGGCCAACAGTGA
- a CDS encoding M23 family metallopeptidase has translation MIDAREPIIVRSPLRGEWHSPNTPGTKIPSHGTNKLGSRYAYDFIQVDWERKGWPAYRVSLAQYLLFGVPLDEYYCWGQEVYAPCDGIIVKAEDGYKERTRTKLLSDMSNAYKNAHYFDPKKDDIQSIAGNYIIIECGDNVYAGLVHLQTGSIQVSVGQNVKKGDVIGRVGHSGNSFAPHLHFQLMDSSDIATANGLPFAFEQYELFKNGTWEKVNNGIPTNKDRIRF, from the coding sequence ATGATTGATGCGCGTGAGCCGATAATTGTAAGGTCTCCTTTGAGGGGAGAATGGCACTCTCCTAACACTCCAGGGACAAAAATTCCGAGTCATGGCACAAACAAATTAGGATCAAGATATGCTTATGACTTTATACAAGTGGATTGGGAAAGAAAGGGTTGGCCCGCTTATCGCGTTAGTTTGGCGCAATATCTACTTTTTGGGGTTCCCTTAGATGAATATTATTGTTGGGGGCAAGAAGTATATGCTCCCTGCGACGGGATCATTGTCAAAGCAGAGGATGGTTATAAAGAACGAACACGAACAAAATTGCTTTCAGATATGTCTAACGCTTATAAAAATGCTCATTATTTCGACCCGAAAAAAGACGACATACAATCAATTGCTGGCAACTATATCATTATAGAATGTGGCGACAATGTATATGCTGGATTAGTCCATCTTCAAACAGGGTCAATTCAGGTTTCAGTTGGTCAGAATGTAAAAAAAGGTGACGTTATTGGTAGAGTGGGTCATTCAGGTAACTCCTTTGCTCCACATTTGCATTTTCAACTTATGGATAGTAGTGACATAGCTACTGCAAACGGATTGCCTTTTGCTTTTGAACAATACGAATTATTTAAAAATGGAACATGGGAAAAAGTAAATAATGGGATTCCAACAAATAAGGATAGAATAAGATTTTAA
- a CDS encoding GIY-YIG nuclease family protein, producing MDRKKQLKQMYKEITVEAGVYQIKNNENGKIFIGSTKNLKTLNGLKLMLETDSHSNKELQEEWSQLGKNAFTFEVLEILKKQDDPYFNEKEALSEIEKKWLEQLQPYEERGYNRKKSC from the coding sequence ATGGACCGTAAAAAACAACTTAAGCAGATGTATAAAGAAATAACTGTTGAAGCTGGTGTATATCAAATTAAAAATAATGAGAATGGAAAAATCTTTATTGGAAGCACTAAAAATTTAAAAACCTTAAATGGGCTAAAATTAATGCTTGAAACGGATAGTCATTCCAATAAAGAGCTTCAAGAAGAATGGAGTCAACTTGGGAAAAATGCTTTCACTTTTGAAGTCTTAGAAATACTTAAAAAGCAAGATGACCCGTATTTTAATGAGAAAGAAGCCTTATCAGAAATTGAAAAGAAATGGTTAGAACAACTTCAACCATATGAAGAACGGGGATATAACCGCAAAAAATCCTGTTAA
- a CDS encoding ABC transporter permease, producing the protein MGWPTVTAWTIARHEMKLAFRSKWLLVFAGLFTLLAGIIIFFTGQSSGEFDGFTRSTASLLNLSLFLLPLLTLLVGSLLIAGEKEDGRLGLLLTYPLSSMSVIVGKYIGLAVSLIFVLLLGYGVSALLFFQASGSNFSLLFVFLGISVLLVLMFLSLSLLTGIMATGRLQALGMGLFSWAFFVLFYEFIIMAATMIVGPTMVLPILTVSVFLNPVELIRVFTVLFLGSGTIFGPSVYDFTVWAEGGAGVVMFVIACLIWTVTPLLLANFLMNRGKTL; encoded by the coding sequence TTGGGGTGGCCAACAGTGACAGCTTGGACGATTGCCCGTCATGAAATGAAATTAGCTTTTAGAAGTAAATGGCTTCTTGTGTTTGCTGGCTTGTTTACGTTGCTTGCTGGCATCATTATTTTTTTTACTGGTCAGTCTAGCGGCGAATTTGATGGGTTTACTAGAAGTACTGCTAGTTTATTGAATCTTTCGCTGTTTTTACTTCCATTATTAACGTTACTTGTCGGTAGTTTGCTTATTGCCGGAGAAAAAGAGGATGGTCGTTTAGGCTTACTGCTCACTTATCCCCTGTCTTCGATGTCTGTGATTGTGGGAAAATATATTGGTCTTGCGGTGTCGCTTATTTTTGTTTTACTGCTAGGTTATGGCGTATCGGCCTTGTTGTTTTTTCAAGCGTCCGGAAGTAACTTTTCGTTGTTATTCGTCTTCTTGGGGATTTCGGTGTTATTAGTTCTGATGTTTTTATCTTTATCTCTATTAACTGGAATTATGGCAACAGGACGGCTTCAAGCATTAGGAATGGGGTTATTTTCATGGGCGTTTTTTGTCCTTTTTTATGAATTTATTATTATGGCTGCGACGATGATTGTTGGGCCGACAATGGTTTTACCGATTCTTACCGTCTCCGTTTTTTTGAATCCTGTGGAGCTGATTCGCGTATTTACCGTTTTATTTCTTGGAAGCGGCACTATCTTTGGTCCCTCTGTTTATGATTTTACGGTTTGGGCGGAAGGCGGCGCTGGAGTCGTTATGTTCGTGATTGCTTGCCTAATTTGGACGGTCACCCCCCTATTGCTCGCCAACTTTCTGATGAATCGAGGGAAAACATTATGA
- a CDS encoding TetR/AcrR family transcriptional regulator, with translation MSILKSDKIKEAALKYFTMYGYEGASLSLIAEEVGMKKQSIYAHFKGKDDLFLQVLRDAKETELSSYLQYFSKIDSQDPKKDLYGFLKLEVDLFQKNEQLKFWLRMSFFPPAHLAKAIEQEVSDIEEQVQAILESKFQNWIDAKLIVEDAAKTPTFAFLGVLDSIMLELVYGNDEKQLKEKLEAAWTVFWRGISHK, from the coding sequence GTGAGTATATTGAAAAGCGATAAAATTAAGGAAGCAGCGCTAAAATATTTTACAATGTACGGTTATGAAGGGGCATCTCTTTCTCTAATAGCTGAAGAAGTCGGTATGAAAAAGCAATCCATTTACGCGCATTTTAAAGGAAAGGATGATCTTTTTTTACAAGTTTTACGTGATGCGAAAGAGACGGAGCTATCTTCATACCTCCAATATTTCAGTAAAATTGATTCACAAGATCCAAAAAAAGATTTATACGGATTTCTAAAATTGGAAGTCGATCTTTTCCAAAAAAATGAGCAGTTAAAGTTTTGGCTTCGAATGTCTTTTTTTCCTCCAGCACATCTTGCAAAAGCAATCGAACAGGAAGTAAGCGATATTGAGGAACAGGTGCAGGCTATACTGGAAAGTAAATTTCAGAATTGGATCGATGCTAAATTAATAGTTGAAGACGCAGCAAAAACGCCGACCTTTGCCTTTCTAGGAGTGTTAGATTCCATTATGCTGGAACTTGTATACGGCAATGATGAGAAACAGCTGAAGGAAAAATTAGAAGCCGCTTGGACAGTATTTTGGAGAGGTATTTCACATAAATGA
- a CDS encoding nitrous oxide reductase family maturation protein NosD, with the protein MKKVVALTSWLFLFPFSFSVVKADTQVDLQKLIDDAPARSEIHLERGLYEGPVVIDKPLTITGEKGAVIDGGKSDNVVTVQADDVTIHGVTIQHSGKGAQQAGILLDKVNTATISKNTFNNVHNGVFIRGGGSHTIANNHFSSYPGHFSTRGNGIHLLATKDNQMVENEMTNVQDGIYLDESSNNQIVNNTISESRYATHFMFSSNNFVDNNHFFNNINGIMAMNSKGIDIQENLFEKQLNYRGFGVLIYETEDVQLHNNKLLYNHNGLSLQSSSRVSVKNNLIAGNYIGLITEGKNSDIKLSENHFEGNIIQTKLTGEPFPLDDGKMGNYWDDYHSYDLNGDGIGEVAYNGSSGYSELLHQYPHLQFYFESPAMTVWQSVEKMFSLQSDSGNVDRFPVVKRAKEFEIPYLLLLMIPVGMTMYIWRKKRRES; encoded by the coding sequence ATGAAAAAAGTGGTAGCACTGACTAGTTGGTTATTCCTCTTCCCTTTTAGCTTCAGTGTGGTGAAAGCGGACACACAAGTAGATTTGCAAAAGTTAATAGATGATGCCCCAGCAAGGTCTGAAATTCACTTAGAACGCGGATTATACGAAGGTCCTGTCGTCATTGATAAGCCGCTGACGATCACAGGAGAAAAAGGAGCGGTTATTGACGGAGGGAAAAGTGACAACGTGGTCACGGTTCAAGCAGACGACGTAACGATCCATGGTGTGACCATTCAACATTCCGGAAAAGGAGCTCAGCAAGCAGGCATTCTATTAGATAAAGTGAACACAGCCACGATCAGTAAAAATACATTTAACAATGTTCACAATGGAGTGTTCATCAGAGGGGGCGGTTCTCATACGATAGCTAACAATCATTTTTCCAGCTATCCGGGGCATTTTTCTACACGTGGGAATGGGATTCATTTGTTAGCGACTAAGGATAATCAAATGGTTGAAAATGAGATGACTAACGTGCAAGACGGTATTTATTTAGATGAATCTTCTAATAATCAGATCGTAAATAATACCATCAGTGAATCCAGATATGCGACTCATTTTATGTTTTCATCTAATAATTTCGTAGACAACAATCATTTTTTTAACAATATTAATGGGATTATGGCGATGAATTCTAAAGGAATTGACATTCAAGAGAACCTTTTTGAAAAGCAGCTGAATTACCGAGGATTTGGCGTATTAATTTATGAAACAGAAGACGTTCAATTACATAATAACAAGCTACTTTATAATCATAATGGCTTGTCGCTTCAATCTTCAAGTCGTGTTTCTGTAAAGAACAATCTCATCGCTGGCAATTATATCGGCCTCATTACAGAAGGAAAGAATAGCGACATTAAACTGAGTGAGAACCATTTTGAAGGAAATATTATTCAAACGAAGCTGACGGGAGAGCCCTTCCCTCTTGATGATGGCAAGATGGGGAATTATTGGGATGATTATCATTCTTATGATTTGAATGGCGATGGAATTGGTGAAGTTGCCTATAATGGTAGCTCTGGCTATAGTGAACTTCTTCACCAGTATCCGCATTTACAGTTTTACTTTGAAAGCCCTGCTATGACCGTTTGGCAATCAGTGGAGAAAATGTTTTCACTTCAAAGTGATAGTGGTAACGTAGATCGGTTTCCAGTAGTCAAGCGTGCGAAAGAATTTGAGATTCCATATTTACTTCTATTGATGATTCCTGTAGGGATGACGATGTACATATGGAGGAAGAAAAGGAGAGAATCATAG
- a CDS encoding DUF2087 domain-containing protein: MEISDFFWNASLTELKRGYIEEKDSYICLLCGKKIEKGVIYPYENMLYEAERYMRVHIESTHQSVFKYLIGLDKKLTGITDHQNQLLRLFYQGKTDKEVQAEMGIGSISTIRHHRFSLKEKERQAKIFLAIMELFKEKDQYAPAFIPPHKTAKMVDDRYDITQEEQEKVIQKFLPEGLEGGLEKFPPKEKQRLIVLREITKNLESERIYDEKELNQILKDIYDDYVMIRRYLIEYGLVDRKADGSQYWLKK, translated from the coding sequence ATGGAGATATCAGATTTTTTTTGGAATGCCTCATTAACAGAATTAAAACGAGGATATATTGAGGAAAAAGATTCTTACATTTGTCTGCTATGCGGCAAGAAAATAGAAAAGGGTGTTATTTATCCTTACGAGAATATGCTTTATGAAGCAGAAAGGTATATGCGTGTTCATATTGAGAGTACTCACCAATCGGTATTTAAATACTTAATTGGACTGGATAAAAAACTAACAGGTATTACTGATCATCAAAATCAACTCCTTCGTCTTTTTTATCAAGGCAAAACAGACAAAGAAGTCCAAGCGGAAATGGGCATTGGAAGTATCTCTACGATTAGACATCACCGTTTTTCTTTAAAAGAGAAAGAACGTCAAGCAAAGATCTTTTTGGCCATTATGGAACTATTCAAAGAAAAAGACCAGTATGCACCAGCCTTTATCCCTCCTCATAAAACGGCAAAAATGGTCGATGATCGATACGATATTACACAAGAAGAACAAGAGAAAGTCATTCAAAAGTTCTTGCCTGAAGGACTAGAAGGAGGTTTGGAGAAGTTTCCTCCAAAGGAAAAGCAGCGACTTATTGTTCTTCGGGAAATCACGAAGAACTTAGAAAGTGAACGAATCTATGATGAAAAGGAATTAAATCAAATTTTGAAAGATATTTACGATGATTATGTCATGATCAGAAGATATTTAATCGAATATGGATTGGTTGATCGTAAAGCAGATGGTAGTCAATATTGGTTGAAAAAATAA
- a CDS encoding MFS transporter encodes MSVAAKQMSVGQATTYSILFAISGGHFINDSIQAVVPAMFPILEKSHSLSYAQLGWIAFVLNITSSLMQPVFGAVADRKPQPYLLPIGMGLSMLGVIAFSLSPNFYSLLFSVLFIGLGSAVFHPEGSRVAFMAAGQKRGLAQSIYQMGGNGGQSLAPIFTAFIFVPLGQKGALLFAGVTAIGVLLLYRVSTWYKHRLEISEITKRNQRASVKKKLHKSIKWAMVLLIFFVFARSWYAAAITNFYQFYLIENYGLSIKEAQLYLFVYMAAGVAGTFLGGPLADRFGRKKILVFSMLGAAPLAAALPYVPLAFVLPLFFLIGFILLSSFSVSVVYAQELLPEKVGTVSGLIVGLAFGMGAIGSVFFGVLADHYSLKLIMILASLLPLLGVSALALPGDEKVRKLNRG; translated from the coding sequence ATGTCAGTTGCAGCAAAACAAATGTCTGTCGGTCAAGCGACCACTTATAGTATTTTATTTGCGATTAGCGGCGGTCATTTCATTAATGATTCCATTCAAGCGGTCGTTCCGGCGATGTTTCCGATTTTAGAGAAGTCTCATTCTCTTTCCTACGCTCAGCTCGGCTGGATCGCCTTTGTGTTAAACATTACTTCTTCGTTAATGCAGCCAGTGTTTGGCGCAGTCGCCGACAGGAAACCACAACCCTATTTATTGCCGATTGGGATGGGACTTTCTATGCTAGGCGTCATTGCATTTAGCTTATCACCTAATTTTTACTCACTCTTATTCTCCGTTCTGTTTATCGGGCTTGGTTCAGCTGTTTTTCATCCAGAAGGCTCACGTGTTGCTTTTATGGCGGCAGGACAAAAGAGAGGATTAGCCCAATCGATTTATCAAATGGGGGGGAACGGGGGACAGTCGCTCGCTCCGATCTTTACAGCCTTTATTTTCGTCCCGCTAGGTCAAAAAGGAGCGTTGTTATTTGCTGGCGTTACAGCCATAGGAGTTCTTTTACTTTATCGTGTCTCTACTTGGTATAAACATAGACTTGAAATAAGTGAAATAACGAAGAGAAATCAGCGTGCATCCGTTAAGAAAAAATTACATAAAAGTATCAAATGGGCCATGGTCCTATTAATCTTTTTTGTATTTGCTCGGTCATGGTACGCAGCCGCTATAACAAACTTCTATCAATTTTACTTAATTGAAAACTATGGACTGTCTATCAAAGAAGCTCAACTATACTTATTTGTCTACATGGCCGCTGGTGTGGCCGGTACGTTTCTTGGTGGACCACTAGCGGATCGCTTCGGCCGGAAAAAGATTCTCGTCTTTTCGATGCTAGGAGCTGCTCCATTAGCTGCGGCCTTACCTTATGTACCTCTTGCCTTCGTATTGCCGCTGTTTTTTCTTATTGGATTTATTTTACTTTCCAGTTTCAGCGTCTCTGTCGTATACGCCCAGGAGCTACTGCCAGAAAAAGTGGGCACGGTATCTGGCTTAATCGTCGGACTTGCCTTTGGAATGGGCGCGATTGGTTCTGTATTCTTTGGGGTTTTAGCCGATCACTATAGCTTAAAGTTGATCATGATTCTTGCTAGTCTTTTACCACTTTTAGGAGTGAGTGCTTTAGCGTTGCCAGGAGATGAAAAGGTAAGAAAATTAAATAGAGGATAG
- a CDS encoding GNAT family N-acetyltransferase: MNTTNLSIQIRKIEKKDVPQLLPLIYEYIVNFYQCPRPSEEALKKLVNHLLDHPSEGIQFVAETGTNQLVGFVMFNTLEAKRMAFLYDLFVSPTIRGQKIGERLFETCLSYMRANDYSHMAWETAHDNIVAQALYDKMGAKKDVWLNYEIK, from the coding sequence ATGAATACAACCAATTTAAGTATTCAAATCAGGAAAATAGAAAAGAAAGACGTACCACAATTACTACCTCTTATATATGAATACATTGTAAATTTTTATCAATGTCCTCGTCCAAGTGAAGAGGCACTAAAAAAATTAGTCAACCATTTGCTGGACCATCCTTCAGAAGGTATTCAATTTGTGGCAGAGACGGGGACAAATCAATTAGTTGGGTTTGTTATGTTTAATACGTTAGAAGCAAAACGAATGGCTTTTTTATATGATTTATTTGTATCGCCTACTATAAGAGGACAAAAGATCGGTGAACGATTATTCGAAACTTGCCTTTCTTACATGCGGGCAAATGATTATTCCCATATGGCCTGGGAAACGGCACATGACAATATCGTTGCCCAGGCGTTATATGACAAAATGGGAGCAAAAAAAGATGTTTGGTTGAATTATGAAATAAAGTAA